CTGGCGGGGCAACACCCACGGCGTCGCCGAGCTGGCGCAGCGGCTGGTGGGCTCGCCCGACATCTTCGCCGACCGCGCCCCCGAGGCGAGCATCAACTTCGTCACCGCCCACGACGGCTTCACCCTGCGCGACCTCGTCACCTACGACGTCAAGCACAACGGCGCGAACGGCGAGTCCAACCGCGACGGCACCGACGACAACCGCTCGTGGAACTGCGGCGTCGAGGGTGAGACCGACAGCGAGCACGTCAACGCCCTGCGGCACCGGCAGGCGCAGAACCTGATGGCCACCCTGCTGCTCTCCAACGGGGTGCCGATGATCACCGCCGGCGACGAGCTGGGCCGGACCCAGCAGGGCAACAACAACGCCTACTGCCAGGACTCCCCCATCTCCTGGCTGCACTGGGACACCGCCCAGGACTGGGGCGACCTCACCGACCTCACCCGGCAGCTGCTGCAGCTGCGCGCCGAGCACCCCGTGTTCCGCCGCACCGCCTACCGGCACGGCGAGCCGCTGCTCGACCCCACCGGGGCGCCGACGGGCCGCAAGAACCTGGCCTGGTTCGGCGGGGCCCCGCACGAGATGACGGCCGACGACTGGCACGACGGCACCCGCCGCACCCTGGGCATCTACCTGGCCGAGGACGCCCCGGACCGCGAGCAGGACGCCGCCTTCCTGGTCTGGCTGCACGCCGGCGCGGACCCCGTCCGGGTAGCCCTGCCCGAGGGGCCGTGGGCGCACACCTACACCGTCGTCGCCACCTCGGCCGCCGAGCACGAGCTGCCGGGCGACAAGCTGCCCGCCGGGTCGCACCTGGACCTGCCGGGCCGCACCGTGGTCGTGCTGCAGGTCGACTGAGCCCGGACCGGTGAACCTGCGCACCCGGGTGCTGGTCGGCGCGCTGCGCCGGCTGCCCAAGCCCGACCCGCCGACGGCGGCCTACCTCAGCGGCGTGCGGCGGGAGCTGCCCCGGCCCCTGGCCCGGGTGGTGCTGGGACCGGTCGGCCGCGACGTCGCGATCGACGACCTGTCGGTCCCCGTCGAGGGCGCGCGGCTCCGGGTGCGGCTGTACCGGCGGCACGGCGTCGAGGGGCCGACGCCGCTGGTCGTCAACTTCCACGGCGGCGGCTTCGTCTACGGCAACCTGACGGCGAGCGACTGGCTGTGCGGCAACCTGGCCGGCCGGCTGCCCGTGACGGTCGCCTCGGTCGACTACCGGCTGGCGCCCGAGCACCCCGCGCCCGGGCCGTTCAGCGACTGCTGGCTGACCACCCGCTGGCTGGTCGAGCACGCGGACCGGCTGGGCTGCGATCCCCTGCGGGTCGCGGTGATGGGCGAGAGCGCCGGCGGCAACCTGGCCGCGCTGGTGGCCCTCGCGGCGCGCGACCGGCACCGGCAGGACGCGTCCTGGCCCGCCCTGGTCGCCCAGCTGCTGCTCTACCCGATCACGGACCTGACGCTGGCGTCGCCCTCGATCGAGGAGCTGCCGGACGCCCCGATGCTGCAGCGCCGCTCCCTGGACTGGTTCGGCGCCCGCTACGTGCCGCAGGGCCGCCCGGACAGCCTCGACCCGGCCGACCCGTGGGTCAGCCCGCTGCACGCGCCCGACAAGTCCGACCTGCCCCGCACGCTGGTGGTGGCCGCCGGCCAGGACCCGCTGCGCGACGACGCGCTGCGCTACGCCGACGCCCTGGAGGCGGACGGCGTCGAGGTCCGGCGGGTGCTCTACCCGGAGGCGATCCACGGCTTCGCCTCCATCCCGCTGTTCGAGCCGGCCGCCCGCGGCGCCCTCGACGAGGTCGTCGCCGAGCTGTCCCGCTGACCCTCCGCCGCGCTGTCGGTGCCACGGGTTAGCGTGTGGCCCGCGGCACCCGGACGGGTTCGTCCAGCCCCCGACGGGGCCGGCCCGGGCCGACCCTGGGGGCCGCAGGACCGCACCGTGCAGGACCGACAAGGAAGTCGCCATGACCGTTCAGGACCAGCAGGTCCCCGCCCGTCCCGCCCCGACCCGCGCCCCCGACGCGCTCCGCCGCCGCCGGCGTCGCCTCCGCGGGGTCGCCCTGCTCGCGTCCGCGCTGACCGGGTTGGGCCTGGTCGCCGCTCCCGGCGCCGCCGCCGGGCCGTCGACGGCCACCTACCAGAACCCGGTGAGCCGCTCCTTCGCGGACACCTTCGCCGACCCCTCGATCATCGAGGCCAAGGACGGCTGGTGGTACGCCTACTCGACCGCCGACCCGCTGCGCGCGGGCGACGAGCCGGGCATCATGCACATCGCCCGGACCCGGGACTTCGTGAGCTGGCAGTACCAGGGAACGGTCTTCGACGAGACCAACCGGCCGAGCTGGGCCACCGAGACGTCCGGGCTCTGGGCTCCCGACATCCGCTACGTCGACGGCCGCTACGTCCTGTACTACACCGTCACCGACACCACCCTGAACCCCGGCGACGACTCCGCGATCGGCGTCGCCACCTCGCCGTCGCCGACCGGTCCCTGGACGCCGGGCGCCGCCCCGGTGGTCGCCCCGCGGGCCGCGCCCGGCGGCGGCTTCTTCTGGACCTTCGACCCCAGCGGCTTCACCGACGTCGACGGCCAGCGCTACCTCTACTACGGCAGCTACTTCGGCGGCGTGTGGGCCAGCCGCGTGAGCGAGGACGGCCTGACCGCCGTCGGGGAACCGGAGCTGGTCGCCATCGACAACAAGTTCGAGGGCAGCTACGTCGTCCGGCACGGCGGCTGGTACTACCTGATGGCCTCCTCGGCCAACTGCTGCGCCGGGCCGACCACGGGCTACTCGGTCTTCTCCGGCCGCTCCCGCTCGCCGATGGGCCCGTTCGTCGACGCCGACGGGATCGGCCTCACCGCCTCCCGGGCCGGCGGCACCATCCTGGTGACGCAGAACGGCAACCGCTGGATCGGGGCCGGCCACCACGCCATCGCGACCGACCACGCCGGACGCGACTTCGTCGTCTACCACGCGCTCGACCGGGACAAGCCGTGGCTGACCGAGCCCTTCGGCATCAACCGCCGGCCCATGCTCATGGACCGGATCGACTGGGTCGACGGCTGGCCGCGGACGCGCGCCGGCGCCGGGCCCAGCGACAGCCCGCAGCCCGCCCCCGTCACCGGGAGCGACCTCGGCCTGCGGCCCGCCGACCCCGCGGCGACCGGCTTCCGGGGCCTGCGCCCGGGTCCGCGCGACCCCCAGGCCGGCGCCACCGCCCTGGTCCGCGGCACCGCCCGCACCACCCGGGACGTGGCGGGGACGTCGATCCGGCTCCGGCTCGACGTGCTGGGCGACGAGCCGCTGCAGGTCCAGCTGGGCCGCGGCCAGGACCAGGTCCGCGTCCGGGTCGACCCGGAGGGTGGGCGGCTGACCGTCCGCTCCGGCGCCGGTCGCTCCGTCATCACGCGCACCGACGCCGTCGCGCTCGACGGGGGGCGCTGGCACACCCTGGTGGTCGAGGTGGACCGCGGCCGGGTGCTGGCGCAGCTCAGCGAGGACGACCTGGGCGACCCGTTCGCCGAGGTGCGGCTCACCGACGCGGACCTGCGGCTCCGCGCCGCGCCGCTGCGGCTGACCAGCGCCGAGGCCGCGGTCGACAACGTGTCCCTCCGCCGGCTCGCCGTCGAGAAGGACCGCCTGGTCGCGGTGCCCCGGCCCGGGGCGCTGATCCACGCCGAGCCCTTCGACCGTCCGCTCGACGCGGACGACTGGACCTGGGTCCGTCGTGACCCGGACGCCACCGTCACGGGCGGGCAGCTCCGCTGGCCGCTGCAGACCGCCGACCTCACCGGACCCGGCGGGACCGCGGGCGTGCTGCTCAGCGAGCGCACCCCCGAGGGCTCCTGGATCGCGGAGACCAAGCTCGCCCTCGACCTCGGGGAGGAGACGGTCCGCAACTTCCAGCAGGCGGGCCTGGTCGCGTACCGCGGTGACGACGACTTCGCCCGGCTCACCTCGGTCGCGATCTGGAACACCCGGCAGGTCGAGTTCGGCCGCGAGCTGGTGGCCACCTCGAAGGGCGACACCAGCTACGGCGGGGCGATCATCGGCACCCCTGACGCCGAGATGTGGCTGCGGCTGGCCCACACCCGCAACGCCGCCGGGGAGCACCTGTACCGGGCGGCGACCAGCCGGGACGGCACGAGCTGGACCTGGGGCGCGGTCTGGACCTTCCCCGCGGGCACCAGCCCGAAGATCGGCCTCGTCGCCCACGGCGGCGACACGCCGGCGGTGACGGCAGCCTTCAGCTACCTGCGCTTCTACCGGCTGCGCTGAGCCGGGCGGCCCGCCCTCGCTCCGCTCGGACGCGGACCGCGCTCGGCCCTCCGGCGACCTCGTCGCCGCAGGAGCGCGGTCCGTGGGCCGGGCCGGCGCGGTGCGTGCGTCACCACGATCCGTGGGCCGGCCCGGCGCGAACGGATCGTGCCGACGTCGGCCGTGGGCCGGCGGTCGCCGTGGGCACCCTGCCGCACCCGTCCGTCCCCCACTTCACACCCCTGCGGTCGACTTCACACCCCGTGCACGGGGTGTGAAGTGTGCCGGCGGGGTGTGAAGTGGGGGACCAGGGAGGGCCCGGGGGCGCGGGGGGCGCGGCTCCCGCGCCAGCGCCAGCGCCCGCCGTCCGGTCGCGCCCGCGGTCCGGTCGCGCCCGCGGTCGGCTTGCGCCCACGGTCGCTCGCGCCCGCGGTCCGTCTCGCCCCCCCGCCTCCGCGTCCGCAGGGGGCCGACGGGCAGCTACGCCGAGATCGCCGAGGGCGGCGTCGGCGAGTCGGCCGGGAGGGTCGCCAGGCCCATCTCGGCCTGGTTGGCCAGCTGCGGGTGGTGCGGCACGACCCGGACGGTGTAGCCGATGGCCCCCGAGCGCTTGGCCTCGACCCAGCCCTCGTAGCGGCGCAGGCCGTCACCCATGTCGGTGCCGGTCGGGAACGGGTTGACGCGCGGCTCGCGCAGCTGGTCGTCGGTGTCCAGCCGGCCGGTGACCAGCTGCACCTCGATGTCGTTCGGGCTCAGCTCGCCCAGCCGGACCAGGGCGCTGACGTGCAGCTTGGCGCCCACCTCGAGCTGGTCGCCGTCGAGGCTCTCGACGTGGTCGACCTTGACGCCCTCCCAGGCACCGCGGACCCGGCGCTTCCACTGCGCCAGGGCCTCGGCCCCGCCGTCGGAGGACTCGACCGCGTGCGTGGACGCCGCCGCGGGGCCGTACAGCTGGGTGACGTAGTCGCGCACCATCCGCGAGGCGAGCACCTTCGGGCCCAGCCCGGCGACCGTGTCGCGGATCATCTGGACCCACCGCTCGGGGATGCCGTCGCCGTCCACGTCGTAGAAGCGCGGGACGATCTCGTTCTCGATGATGTCGTAGAGGGCGCGGGCCTCCAGGTCGTCGCGCTGGTCGGGGTCGTCGACGCCCTCCGCCGAGGGGATCTCCCAGCCGAAGGCCGGGTCGTACCACTCGTCCCACCAGCCGTCGCGGATGGAGAGGTTGGCCGCGCCGTTCAGCGCGGCCTTCATGCCGGAGGTGCCGCACGCCTCGTACGGGCGCAGCGGGTTGTTCATCCAGACGTCGCAGCCGGGGTAGAGCGGCTTGGCCATCGAGATGTCGTAGTCCGGCAGGAAGACGATCCGGTGGCGGACCGCCGGGTCGTCGGCGAACTGCACCATCTGCTGGATCAGCGCCTTGCCGCCCTCGTCGGCGGGGTGGGACTTGCCGGCGATGACGATCTGGATCGGCCGGTCCGGGTCGGTGAGCAGCGCCTTGAGCCGCTCCGGCTCGCGGAGCATCAGGGTCAGCCGCTTGTAGGAGGGGACGCGGCGGGCGAAGCCGAAGGTGACGACGTCGGGGTCGAGCACCTCGTCGACCCACTCGGCGCCGAGGCCGCGGCCCAGGCTGCTCTCGGTCAGCCGGGTGCGGGTCATCGCCACCAGCTCCTCGCGCATGGTCCGCTTGAGCGACCAGATGGTCCGGCTGGGCACCGCGGCGAGCCGGTTCCAGTCGTAGCCGTCGACGACGCTGGGTGACGTGCTGCCCGACGGCGCCTCGAGCAGCTCGAGCAGCCGCGGGTGCACCCACGAGTAGTGGTGCACGCCGTTGGTGATGGAGCCGATCGGCACCTCGGTGGTGTCGAACGCGCTCCACAACCCCTGGAACATGCCGCGCGACACCTCGCCGTGCAGCACCGAGACGCCGTTGGCGCGCTGCCCCAGCCGGAAGCCCATCACCGCCATGTTGAACATGCCCGGGTCACCGCCCTCGTAGTCCTCGCTGCCGAGGGCGAGCACCCGGTCCAGCGGGACGGCGTCGAAGCTGGCGAACTGGTCGACGACCAGCGCGTGCGGGAAGCGGTCGATGCCGGCGGGGACGGGGGTGTGGGTGGTGAACACCGTGCCGGCGCGGCAGCGCTCCAGCGCGGTGTCGAAGTCGAGCCCGTCGTTCATGTACTCCCGGATGCGCTCCACGCCGAGGAAGCCGGCGTGGCCCTCGTTGGTGTGGAACACCTCGGGCGCGGGCGCCCCGGTGACCCGGCAGTAGGCGCGGATGGCGCGGACGCCGCCGATCCCCAGCAGCACCTCCTGCGCCAGCCGGTGGTCGGTCCCGCCGCCGTAGAGCCGGTCGGTCGTCTCGCGCTCGGGGCCGGCGTTGGCCTCGACGTCGGAGTCCAGCAGCAGCAGCGGCACCCGGCCCACCTGGGCCAGCCAGACCTGCGCGTGCAGGGTGCGGCCGCCCAGCGGGACCTCGATCCGGACGGGCCCGTCGGCGTCGTGCAGCAGGGTCACCGGCAGCGCGTTGGGGTCGAGCAGCGGGTAGCGCTCCTGCTGCCAGCCGGCCGCGTTGAGCGACTGGCGGAAGTAGCCCTGCCGGTAGAGCAGCCCGACGCCGATGATCGGCACGCCGAGGTCGGACGCGGTCTTGAGGTGGTCGCCGGCGAGGATCCCGAGGCCTCCGGAGTACTGCGGGAGCACCTCGGTGATGCCGAACTCCGGGGAGAAGTAGCCGATGCCGCGCGGCGCCGCCGGGTGCTCGGCGGCCCAGCCCTGGTACCAGAGGTCGCCGCTCAGGTAGTCCGCCAGGTCGGCCTGGACGCCCCGGAGGTTCTTGAGGAACTTCTTGTCGCCCGAGAGGGTCTGCAGCCGCTCCGCGGGCACGTCGGCGAGCAGCCGGATCGGGTCGCCCCCGCTCGAGGCCCACAGCTCGGGGTCGACCGAGCGGAAGAGGTCCTCGGTGTCCGCGTGCCAGGACCAGCGCAGGTTGCGGGCCAGGTCGCCCAGGGGCTTCAGGACCTCGGGCAGGACGGGACGGACGGTGAATCGACGGATGGCGCGCACGCAGGCACCCTAGCGGCGCCGACGCCTCCGTGGGGACGACCCGCGCGGCGGCTCAGCCGGGCCCCCGCGCGCCCGACCGACGACGTCGGGCCGCGTGCGGTCGACGTGCGGCGCCGTCGCCGGCCCCACCGACGACGGCCGGGTCGGGCACGGGCTCCGCGACCATCCGCGGCCCGGAGCGGGCCCCCCGGCGCCCGTCCGCACCAGATCAGCCGGGGAGGACCGGTACCGATAGGTTGGCCCCGTGACCGCAGCCAGCCCTGGATCCAGCGTCCCGTCCGCCGCCGACCGCCAGCCGCCCGCCGTCGTCGTCACCCCGCCCGAGCGCGGCACCGCCTTCGGCCGCATCCCGGTGACCAAGGTGTCCCCGGTGATCGAGGGCGGCGCCTACCCCGCCAAGGCGAGCGTCGGCGAGGCCTTCGCGATTCGTGCGACCGTCTTCCGCGAGGGCCACGACGCCGTCGGCGCCTCGGTCGTGCTCACCGACCCCGAGGGCCACGTGTCCGTCGTCCCCATGCACCCGAGCACGCCGGCCGGCTTCGACTGGTGGGCCGCCGAGGTGGTCCTGGAGACCGAGGGCGCGTGGACCTTCCGCGTCGAGGGCTGGGACGACCCGTGGGAGACCTGGGTGCACACCGCCGAGATCAAGATCCCTGCCGGCATCGACGTGGCCCTGGTCTGCACCGAGGGCAAGGCCCTGTTCGCCGCCGCCGCCGAGCGCGCGGAGGCCTCCGGTGACGCTGCGGCCGCCACCCTGCTCCGCGACGCGGGCACCGCGCTCGACTCCGAGCAGCAGGTGGAGGACCGGCTCGAGGACGTGCTGGCCGACGACGTCCGCGCCGCCATGGCCGCGCACGGACCCCGCGAGCTGGTCTCCCCCAGCCCCGACTACCCCGTCTTCGTCGACCGCCGGGCCGCGCTCTACGCCTCCTGGTACGAGTTCTTCCCCCGCTCCCAGGGCGCCCGCCTCGACCCCGAGACCGGCCGCTGGGTCTCGGGCACGTTCGACAGCTCCCACGAGCGCCTCGAGGCCGCCGCGGCGATGGGCTTCGACGTCGTCTACCTGCCGCCGGTCCACCCGATCGGCACCAGCTTCCGCAAGGGCCCGAACAACACCCTGACCCCGGGGCCGGCCGACCCCGGCTCACCGTGGGCGATCGGGAACGTCGAGGGCGGCCACGACGCGATCCACCCCGACCTCGGCGACTTCGACGCCTTCGACCGCTTCGTCGCCAAGGCGAAGTCGCTGGGGCTGGAGATCGCGATGGACTTCGCGCTGCAGGCCTCGCCCGACCACCCGTGGGTGACCGACCACCCGGAGTGGTTCTCGCAGCGGGCGGACGGGTCGATCGCCTACGCCGAGAACCCGCCGAAGAAGTACCAGGACATCTACCCGATCAACTTCGACCGGGACCGGGACGGCATCTACCTGGAGAGCCTGCGCATCCTCAAGCTCTGGATGAGCCACGGCGTCCGGATCTTCCGCGTCGACAACCCGCACACCAAGCCCGTCGACTTCTGGGCCTGGCTGACGGCGGAGATCCGCCGGACCGACCCCGACGTGCTCTTCCTGGCCGAGGCCTTCACCAAGCCGGCGATGATGCACGCCCTCGGCAAGGCCGGCTTCCACCAGGGCTACACCTACTTCACCTGGCGCAACGAGAAGTGGGAGCTGGAGGAGTACCTCAGCGAGCTGACCACCGAGTCCGACAGCTTCTTCCGGCCCAACTTCTTCGTCAACACCCCCGACATCCTGCCCACGTTCCTGCAGTGGGGCGGCAGGACGGCGTTCACCATCCGCGCCGTGCTGGCCGCGACGACCTCACCCACGTGGGGCGTCTACTCGGGCTTCGAGCTGTTCGAGAACGCCGTGCTGGCCCCGGGCCGCGAGGAGTACCTCGACTCGGAGAAGTTCCAGTACCGGCCCCGCGACTGGCAGGCGGCCGAGGAGAGCGGGGAGAACCTCAACCTGCTGCTCGGCACGCTGAACGCCATCCGCCGCGAGCACCCGTCGCTGCAGCAGCTGCGCAACCTGCACTTCCACCACGCGCCGCACGACAGCGTCATCGTCTACTCCAAGCGGTCCGGGGACGACGTGGTGCTGACGGTGGTGAACCTCGACCCGCTCAACACGGTGGAGTCGGAGGTGTACCTCGACATGGAGGCGCTGGGGCTCGACCCGGCCGACGTCTTCCTGGTCCACGAGGAGCTGACCGGGCAGACCTGGCGCTGGGGGCAGCGCGCCTACGTCCGGCTGACCGTCGACGACCCGGCCCACGTGCTGAGCATCGTCCAGCCCGGGCGCCGCCAGCTGGCGACGCCGGTCACCGAGGCCGCCGAGGTGGGCCCGGACCCCGAGCCGAGCGCCGACGGCCCGGCCCCCGCCGCCACCACCACGGGCCGGTGAGCGCCACCCTGACCCCCGACGTCGCCGAGCAGCTCCTGCGGCACGTCAGCGGGGCCCGCTGGTTCGGCGGCAAGGGCCGTCGCGCCGCCGTCGTGTCGCTCACACCACTGCCGTGGCTCACCGACCTGCCCGCCTTCTTCGACGGCGGCGGCCCGGCCGTCCGGCAGGAGGTGGTCGAGGTCGCCTACCTCGACGCCCCCGCCGACGACGCGGCCGCGCCCGACGCCGGTCCCGCCGACGACGGCACGCCGGAGGTCACCACCCCCGACGGGCCGCTCGAGGGAGGCCCGCGGGAGCTCTACCAGCTGGCGGTCGCCTACCGGCCGGCGCCGCACGGCGAGCTGCAGGCCGCGGAGATCGGCCGCTGGACCGACGCCGACCTCGGCCCGGTCGTCGCCTACGACGCCACCCAGGACCCGACGGCGGCCGCCGTCCTGCTCCGCGCCCTGCTCGCCGAGCGCCGGGTGGGCGGCGACGACGCCGAGGTCGCCTTCCACCTCAGCGCCGCCGAGGGCCTCAGCCCCGACCTGGAGCCGTCGGTCTTCCGGGGCCAGCAGAGCAACACCTCGGTGATGTTCGGCGACGTCGCCATGCTCAAGCTGTTCCGCCGGCTGGAGCTGGGCCGCAACCTCGACATCGAGGTGCACGACGCGCTGTCGCGGACCGCGATGAGCGACGTCGCCCGGCTCTTCGGCTGGGCCGAGGCCACCTGGACGACGACCGACCCGGCCGGCGCGTCGACCACGGTCAGCGCCGACCTCGCCATGGTCGTCGAGAAGCTGGCCGACGCCACGGACGGCTGGGACCTCGCCCTGCACGCGCTGCAGGCGGGCTCCGACTTCACCGGGGAGTCCCGCGCGCTGGGCCGGGCGCTGGCCGAGACGCACGCGGCGCTGCGGCAGGCCTTCCCCACCGACCGCCGGCCGGGGGCCGAGGTCGCGGCGGTGATGGCCGGTCGGCTGGCGGCGGCCCGGGCCGTCGCCCCCGCGCTGGACGAGCACCGCGCCGGCCTGGCGGCCGTCTTCGACGCCCTCGCGGAGCGGGACCTCGACGTGCAGCGGGTGCACGGGGACTTCCACCTCGGGCAGACCCTGCACACCCCCGGCGGCTGGAAGATCATCGACTTCGAGGGCGAGCCGGTGAAGACCCTCGCCGAGCGGGCCGCCCCCGACAGCGTCTGGCGCGACATCGCCGGCATGCTGCGCTCGTTCGGCTACGCCGAGGCCAGCGTCCCCGGCCCGGGCAGCCGCGCGTGGGCGACGGCGTGCCGCGAGGCGTTCCTCGACGGCTACGCGGGCGGACCGCTCGACCCGGCCGACGCCGGCACCCTCCGTGCCTACGAGGCGGACAAGGCCGTCTACGAGGTGGTCTACGAGGTCCGCAACCGACCCGAGTGGGTGGCGATCCCGCTCGGCGCCCTGGCCGCCCTGACCGGCGCGGTCCCCCACGACCCCACCCCCCAGCACCGGGCGGCCACCGCCGCCCCGACGGACCAGGGCGCGCAGCGCCCGGCCGACACGAAGGAGTAGCACCTGATGGCGTTCGATCTCAGCGCAGGACTGACCGGGGAGCTCCTCAGCGGCTTCCACGGCGGTCACGACACGGAGTGCTGGCGGCGGCTCGGTGCGGTCGAGGCCTCGGTGCAGGACTCCGAGCGGGGCGAGCTCCGCGGCACCCGCTTCTCCGTCTGGGCACCCAACGCCCAGACCGTGCGGCTGGTCGGGGACTTCAACGGCTGGAACGGCGATTCCGGCCAGATGCACCTCGTCCCGGGTTCCGGGGTGTGGGCGCTGTTCGTCGAGGGCGTCGGGACGGGCGCGCTCTA
The window above is part of the Friedmanniella luteola genome. Proteins encoded here:
- the glgP gene encoding alpha-glucan family phosphorylase, which encodes MRAIRRFTVRPVLPEVLKPLGDLARNLRWSWHADTEDLFRSVDPELWASSGGDPIRLLADVPAERLQTLSGDKKFLKNLRGVQADLADYLSGDLWYQGWAAEHPAAPRGIGYFSPEFGITEVLPQYSGGLGILAGDHLKTASDLGVPIIGVGLLYRQGYFRQSLNAAGWQQERYPLLDPNALPVTLLHDADGPVRIEVPLGGRTLHAQVWLAQVGRVPLLLLDSDVEANAGPERETTDRLYGGGTDHRLAQEVLLGIGGVRAIRAYCRVTGAPAPEVFHTNEGHAGFLGVERIREYMNDGLDFDTALERCRAGTVFTTHTPVPAGIDRFPHALVVDQFASFDAVPLDRVLALGSEDYEGGDPGMFNMAVMGFRLGQRANGVSVLHGEVSRGMFQGLWSAFDTTEVPIGSITNGVHHYSWVHPRLLELLEAPSGSTSPSVVDGYDWNRLAAVPSRTIWSLKRTMREELVAMTRTRLTESSLGRGLGAEWVDEVLDPDVVTFGFARRVPSYKRLTLMLREPERLKALLTDPDRPIQIVIAGKSHPADEGGKALIQQMVQFADDPAVRHRIVFLPDYDISMAKPLYPGCDVWMNNPLRPYEACGTSGMKAALNGAANLSIRDGWWDEWYDPAFGWEIPSAEGVDDPDQRDDLEARALYDIIENEIVPRFYDVDGDGIPERWVQMIRDTVAGLGPKVLASRMVRDYVTQLYGPAAASTHAVESSDGGAEALAQWKRRVRGAWEGVKVDHVESLDGDQLEVGAKLHVSALVRLGELSPNDIEVQLVTGRLDTDDQLREPRVNPFPTGTDMGDGLRRYEGWVEAKRSGAIGYTVRVVPHHPQLANQAEMGLATLPADSPTPPSAISA
- a CDS encoding alpha/beta hydrolase — translated: MNLRTRVLVGALRRLPKPDPPTAAYLSGVRRELPRPLARVVLGPVGRDVAIDDLSVPVEGARLRVRLYRRHGVEGPTPLVVNFHGGGFVYGNLTASDWLCGNLAGRLPVTVASVDYRLAPEHPAPGPFSDCWLTTRWLVEHADRLGCDPLRVAVMGESAGGNLAALVALAARDRHRQDASWPALVAQLLLYPITDLTLASPSIEELPDAPMLQRRSLDWFGARYVPQGRPDSLDPADPWVSPLHAPDKSDLPRTLVVAAGQDPLRDDALRYADALEADGVEVRRVLYPEAIHGFASIPLFEPAARGALDEVVAELSR
- a CDS encoding family 43 glycosylhydrolase, which produces MTVQDQQVPARPAPTRAPDALRRRRRRLRGVALLASALTGLGLVAAPGAAAGPSTATYQNPVSRSFADTFADPSIIEAKDGWWYAYSTADPLRAGDEPGIMHIARTRDFVSWQYQGTVFDETNRPSWATETSGLWAPDIRYVDGRYVLYYTVTDTTLNPGDDSAIGVATSPSPTGPWTPGAAPVVAPRAAPGGGFFWTFDPSGFTDVDGQRYLYYGSYFGGVWASRVSEDGLTAVGEPELVAIDNKFEGSYVVRHGGWYYLMASSANCCAGPTTGYSVFSGRSRSPMGPFVDADGIGLTASRAGGTILVTQNGNRWIGAGHHAIATDHAGRDFVVYHALDRDKPWLTEPFGINRRPMLMDRIDWVDGWPRTRAGAGPSDSPQPAPVTGSDLGLRPADPAATGFRGLRPGPRDPQAGATALVRGTARTTRDVAGTSIRLRLDVLGDEPLQVQLGRGQDQVRVRVDPEGGRLTVRSGAGRSVITRTDAVALDGGRWHTLVVEVDRGRVLAQLSEDDLGDPFAEVRLTDADLRLRAAPLRLTSAEAAVDNVSLRRLAVEKDRLVAVPRPGALIHAEPFDRPLDADDWTWVRRDPDATVTGGQLRWPLQTADLTGPGGTAGVLLSERTPEGSWIAETKLALDLGEETVRNFQQAGLVAYRGDDDFARLTSVAIWNTRQVEFGRELVATSKGDTSYGGAIIGTPDAEMWLRLAHTRNAAGEHLYRAATSRDGTSWTWGAVWTFPAGTSPKIGLVAHGGDTPAVTAAFSYLRFYRLR
- a CDS encoding phosphotransferase, which codes for MSATLTPDVAEQLLRHVSGARWFGGKGRRAAVVSLTPLPWLTDLPAFFDGGGPAVRQEVVEVAYLDAPADDAAAPDAGPADDGTPEVTTPDGPLEGGPRELYQLAVAYRPAPHGELQAAEIGRWTDADLGPVVAYDATQDPTAAAVLLRALLAERRVGGDDAEVAFHLSAAEGLSPDLEPSVFRGQQSNTSVMFGDVAMLKLFRRLELGRNLDIEVHDALSRTAMSDVARLFGWAEATWTTTDPAGASTTVSADLAMVVEKLADATDGWDLALHALQAGSDFTGESRALGRALAETHAALRQAFPTDRRPGAEVAAVMAGRLAAARAVAPALDEHRAGLAAVFDALAERDLDVQRVHGDFHLGQTLHTPGGWKIIDFEGEPVKTLAERAAPDSVWRDIAGMLRSFGYAEASVPGPGSRAWATACREAFLDGYAGGPLDPADAGTLRAYEADKAVYEVVYEVRNRPEWVAIPLGALAALTGAVPHDPTPQHRAATAAPTDQGAQRPADTKE
- a CDS encoding alpha-1,4-glucan--maltose-1-phosphate maltosyltransferase encodes the protein MTAASPGSSVPSAADRQPPAVVVTPPERGTAFGRIPVTKVSPVIEGGAYPAKASVGEAFAIRATVFREGHDAVGASVVLTDPEGHVSVVPMHPSTPAGFDWWAAEVVLETEGAWTFRVEGWDDPWETWVHTAEIKIPAGIDVALVCTEGKALFAAAAERAEASGDAAAATLLRDAGTALDSEQQVEDRLEDVLADDVRAAMAAHGPRELVSPSPDYPVFVDRRAALYASWYEFFPRSQGARLDPETGRWVSGTFDSSHERLEAAAAMGFDVVYLPPVHPIGTSFRKGPNNTLTPGPADPGSPWAIGNVEGGHDAIHPDLGDFDAFDRFVAKAKSLGLEIAMDFALQASPDHPWVTDHPEWFSQRADGSIAYAENPPKKYQDIYPINFDRDRDGIYLESLRILKLWMSHGVRIFRVDNPHTKPVDFWAWLTAEIRRTDPDVLFLAEAFTKPAMMHALGKAGFHQGYTYFTWRNEKWELEEYLSELTTESDSFFRPNFFVNTPDILPTFLQWGGRTAFTIRAVLAATTSPTWGVYSGFELFENAVLAPGREEYLDSEKFQYRPRDWQAAEESGENLNLLLGTLNAIRREHPSLQQLRNLHFHHAPHDSVIVYSKRSGDDVVLTVVNLDPLNTVESEVYLDMEALGLDPADVFLVHEELTGQTWRWGQRAYVRLTVDDPAHVLSIVQPGRRQLATPVTEAAEVGPDPEPSADGPAPAATTTGR